In Williamwhitmania taraxaci, the DNA window GGACAACTCCTCGGCCATAAATGCTTTCCCTTGCTGGTGCACATGATCGAAGTAAGCCATTTGGGTGTCAACATCAATAACCTCCTGCAGAATACTGATATCATGCTCCTTCCCCAAAAGGTTTTGGATCAGCCCATAGATATTATCTTCATTCAATTTCGCCATAGTTCAACAAATACGGGTGCAAAATACAACTTTATGCGAAATGGAATGTGAGTATCCACTGATTTATTCCAAATTTATATCGAAGTAAAAGGATGATAACTGTGATAATCTCAATCCAACTAAGTAAAGATGATCGGCTATAAAACCTTAAGAACTACCAATTGTAGCGGGCAGTGACCCCTCTAAATCTCCCCTAAAAGGGGAGACTTCCGTCCTAACAACCTAATAGTGTTAGCACGTCCCTTCCACTCTTAGGGGAAGGTCAGGTTAGGGTCACATTATTAAATGAAAATTGTCTTCTGTAAATTCCTCATATTTCTAAAATTCTTAATTTTACTACGGATTGTTGCTTGGCTTATCTATAACTGTTTATTATGAAGTCGGTTTACTCCATGTATTTTAACGCTTCCGATATGGTAATTAAGCTTGCTCGTGAGCTTCGATTGCATCCCACTGAGGCCGAAAAAACGCTTTGGAGAGCTATAAATAAAGGGCAATTGGGATTGAAATTTCGACGCCAGCATCCCATATATAATTTCATTGCTGATTTTTATTGCCATGAAGCTCGCTTGATTGTGGAAGTTGATGGTGGTTACCATAAGAGTAGAATCCAAAGAGAGCGTGATGAAAGCAGAAGTGCTGAGGTTGCCCTTGTTTATGATCTCAAAGTTATCCGATTTACCAACGAGGAGGTATTGAGTAATACCAATGCGGTTGTGAGTAGACTAAAAACTGCGCTTTCTGAACGAATGAAAAACCAACTTGGTAATAATTAACTAGTGACCCCTCTAAATCTCCCCTAAAAGGGGAGACTTCCGTCCTAACAACCTAATAGTGTTAGCACGTCCCTTCCCCTCTTAGGGGAAGGTCAGGTTAGGGTCACGTTGCTAATAGAAAGAGAATGAATATAAAGGTGATACTTGCCGGNNNNNNNNNNNNNNNNNNNNNNNNNNNNNNNNNNNNNNNNNNNNNNNNNNNNNNNNNNNNNNNNNNNNNNNNNNNNNNNNNNNNNNNNNNNNNNNNNNNNNNNNNNNNNNNNNNNNNNNNNNNNNNNNNNNNNNNNNNNNNNNNNNNNNNNNNNNNNNNNNNNNNNNNNNNNNNNNNNNNNNNNNNNNNNNNNNNNNNNNNNNNNNNNNNNNNNNNNNNNNNNNNNNNNNNNNNNNNNNNNNNNNAGGTTAGGGTCACGTTGCTAATAGAAAGAGAATGAATATAAAGGTGATACTTGCCGGAAATAGTAGATCACAGAGAACATTACAGAAACACACTCTTATAGCCGAAAGTCTGTAACAAATGCGGCTAAATCTTGTTAAACAGGTCCTCACCAAAACAGCTTGCCGGCAATTTGGAGGTGCATGCAAGGCTCGTAGCAAAATACCAACAAATGGGGATAGAAATGACGAATAATTGTTTATAGGTTTGTAAACATTAAAATGGTAGTAACGCGAAGCCTTTCGAGGCAAAGTAATACCAAGCAAGGGAACGAATGAAACTATCGGATTTACAGAACGGTGAGAGTGGTATTATAACCAAGGTGATGGGTCGTGGAGCATTCCGCAAGCGCATCACCGAGATGGGTTTTGTACGCGGAAAAAAGGTTCTGGTGATAAAAAACGCACCGTTGCGTGACCCCATCGAGTACAACATCATGGGATATAACGTTTCGCTGCGCCACAGCGAAGCATCGCTAATCGAGGTTGTCACCAAGGACGAGGCCATCAACCTGAACTTTGAATCATTCAACGGAACCATCACCGAGGAAGATCTTCGGGTTTCGGCCAAGGTGATGGGTCGCACCATAAACGTGGCGCTGGTGGGAAACCCCAACGCGGGCAAAACCACGCTCTTCAACTTTGCTTCCGGATCGAACGAACGGGTGGGCAACTACTCCGGCGTTACCGTCGATTCTAAAGAGGCTCACTTTAAGCATAAGGGATATCTGTTCAACATCACCGATCTTCCGGGAACCTACTCCCTCACGGCCTACACCCCCGAGGAGATATTCGTGCGCAGCTTCATTGCCGAGTCGGTACCCGATATTATCATCAACGTAGTGGACGCCTCCAACCTCGAGCGCAACCTCTACCTCACCACCCAGCTCATCGACATGGACGTGAAGGTAATCCTAGCCCTAAACATGTATGATGAACTCGAGAGGCACGGCGATAAGTTCGACTACCAATCGATGGGTAAGATGGTGGGTATCCCCATTGTTCCCACCGTGGGCAGTAAGGGTAAGGGAATTTCCGAGCTGTTCGACACCGCCATAAACGTATTCATCGATAAGGACAAAACCACCCGGCACGTTCACATAAACTACGGTCGCGAGGTGGAGCAATCCGTGGCGGCCATTCAAAAGCTGATTAAGAACCCCGAAAACAGCGAGGTAACCGACAAATACTCCTCCCGCTTCCTCTCCATTAAGCTGCTCGAAAAGGATAAGCACTCCAAGAAAATTGTATCGAGGTGTGTCAACAGCACCTCCATTCTCGAAACAGCCGCTCGGGAAATCATACGGCTGGAAGCCAACCTAGGAGAAGATAGCGAAACGGTGATTACCGATGCCAAGTATGGCTTTATTGCGGGAGCACATAAGGAGACCTTTAAGGCAGGAGTTCATACCCGACGTAGGGGAACCGAAGTGATCGATACCTTTCTTACCCATAAGCTGTTTGGATTCCCCATATTCATCTTCTTTATGTGGTTGATGTTCTACTCCACCTTTACGCTGGGTCATTACCCCATGGTTTGGATTGAGAATGGAGTAGCACTTATCTCCAACTTGCTGCGAGACTACATGACCGATGGAGCCTTCAAGGATCTGCTCATCGGAGGAATAATTGATGGAGTGGGCAGCGTAATTGTGTTTCTGCCTAACATCCTAATCCTATTCTTCTTTATCTCGGTGTTGGAAGATACCGGCTATATGGCCCGTGCCGCCTTCATCATGGATAAGCTAATGCACAAGATAGGGTTGCATGGCAAGTCATTTATTCCGCTTATCATGGGCTTTGGATGCAATGTTCCCGCCATCATGTCCACGCGCACCATCGAGAACCGCAACAACCGCCTTCTCACCATGCTCATTAATCCATTTATGAGCTGTAGCGCGCGCCTGCCCATCTACCTGCTTATTATTGGAGCAATATTCCCCGCACATCCCGGCACCGTGCTGTTTGCCGTTTACCTCATTGGCATATCCATGGCCATAGGTGCCGCTTTGGTTTTCAAGAAGACCCTATTCCGCTCGGAAGAGGTTCCGTTTGTAATGGAGCTCCCCCCCTATCGCATCCCAACTGTTCGATCGACAGTAAAGCACATGTGGCTTAAGGGTTCTCAATATCTCCGGAAAATGGGAGGCGTAATTCTGGTGGCTGTAATCCTCATTTGGGCGCTGGAGTATTATCCCAAGAATGCCAACTATACCAAACCCTACGATAAGCTCATTGCCGAGAAAAGCGCACAGGTAAATCAAAGTTCGCAACGAATAACGGATAGCCTCACACTAGAGATTCGCACCCTAGAGGTGATGAAAGCCTCCGAGCAACAGGCCAACTCTTACTTGGGACGCGTGGGCAAGTTTATCGAACCGGCAATTGCTCCATTAGGTTTCGACTGGAAGATGGGCGTAAGCTTACTATCGGGCGTAGCTGCCAAGGAAATTGTGGTGAGCACCTTGGCAGTGCTTTACCAAGCCGGCGACGACAACGAAAGCCTCACCGCTAAGATACAAACCGAGCGGCATAGCAGCGGTAGTCGGGTTGGACAGCTGGTATTCTCGCCGGCAGCGGCGGCAGCCTTTCTCATCTTTATCCTGATTTACTTCCCTTGCGTGGCGGTAATTGCCGCTATTAAGAAGGAATCGGGGAGTTGGAAGTGGGCACTCTTTACTATTGGCTACACTACCGGCTTAGCCTGGGTGCTGGCCTTTATTACCTTTCAGGTGGGAACACTGTTTTGGGGTTAAACATTTGCACTATTGCACTGTTTAGTTAACGAAAGGATTACATTATGTTACAAGATATACTAGCACTCACAACCGTGGTAGTAGCAGCAGGCTACACCATATATAGCTTTTACAAAAGCATAAGCGATACTATTGGAGGAAAAACTTCCGGCTGTAGTGGATGCGCCAGTGGCAGCAGCTGCCAGATAAAAGACCTTGCTCACCATGGATCGGCAAGTAAATAGGGCGTATTATACCCTATAGTTCGATAAAAATCTTCACTTTTCCACCAAGACCTTTCTCAACAAATTCGAAGAGAGTACCAAGAGTGATGTTACTACCATCGTTCTCTACTCGCGAAATATAGGTTCGCTTCTTGTCTATCAGTTTACCGAGATCTTCCTGAGTAAGATGCCGCGATTCGCGCGCCTTTTTAAGTAGCAATCCTATCTTATAGGCCTCCGCTTCTCTTTCAAGACTATCGCGTCGTTCGGAACCCTTCTCACCATAAACCTTGTCCTTAATCTCCACCCAAGATGTAACCTCCACATTATCCTTTGCCTTCATAGTATTCGTTCATTTACTTTAAGTTTGGCACTAAGTGCCGATTGATGTGCTATTTATTGGCGACTATTGTCTTTTTAAATTGGCCTATGTTATTACTTTTAAGATGGAGAAAGGGTGTCAATTTGCCCCAAGAAGTATATATATCATGCCATCGCTTACAAATGTGAATAATCTGTCATAATACGAAATTGTCTATTAAGCATCTCCGTTTACCATTAATTCGTAATATTGTCCGGTAGTCAAGTTTATTTTTAGGTTGAAAAAACAGTTCCCACCATCTTCTACCAATATCAAGTCCTTTCGCCAATCGGTGTTCCAAGTGGCACAAAAACAATTTACCCATACCTCTTTTTCTCCTTTCACATTCGTAATCGCAACA includes these proteins:
- a CDS encoding endonuclease domain-containing protein encodes the protein MKSVYSMYFNASDMVIKLARELRLHPTEAEKTLWRAINKGQLGLKFRRQHPIYNFIADFYCHEARLIVEVDGGYHKSRIQRERDESRSAEVALVYDLKVIRFTNEEVLSNTNAVVSRLKTALSERMKNQLGNN
- the feoB gene encoding ferrous iron transport protein B, with the protein product MKLSDLQNGESGIITKVMGRGAFRKRITEMGFVRGKKVLVIKNAPLRDPIEYNIMGYNVSLRHSEASLIEVVTKDEAINLNFESFNGTITEEDLRVSAKVMGRTINVALVGNPNAGKTTLFNFASGSNERVGNYSGVTVDSKEAHFKHKGYLFNITDLPGTYSLTAYTPEEIFVRSFIAESVPDIIINVVDASNLERNLYLTTQLIDMDVKVILALNMYDELERHGDKFDYQSMGKMVGIPIVPTVGSKGKGISELFDTAINVFIDKDKTTRHVHINYGREVEQSVAAIQKLIKNPENSEVTDKYSSRFLSIKLLEKDKHSKKIVSRCVNSTSILETAAREIIRLEANLGEDSETVITDAKYGFIAGAHKETFKAGVHTRRRGTEVIDTFLTHKLFGFPIFIFFMWLMFYSTFTLGHYPMVWIENGVALISNLLRDYMTDGAFKDLLIGGIIDGVGSVIVFLPNILILFFFISVLEDTGYMARAAFIMDKLMHKIGLHGKSFIPLIMGFGCNVPAIMSTRTIENRNNRLLTMLINPFMSCSARLPIYLLIIGAIFPAHPGTVLFAVYLIGISMAIGAALVFKKTLFRSEEVPFVMELPPYRIPTVRSTVKHMWLKGSQYLRKMGGVILVAVILIWALEYYPKNANYTKPYDKLIAEKSAQVNQSSQRITDSLTLEIRTLEVMKASEQQANSYLGRVGKFIEPAIAPLGFDWKMGVSLLSGVAAKEIVVSTLAVLYQAGDDNESLTAKIQTERHSSGSRVGQLVFSPAAAAAFLIFILIYFPCVAVIAAIKKESGSWKWALFTIGYTTGLAWVLAFITFQVGTLFWG
- a CDS encoding FeoB-associated Cys-rich membrane protein; the protein is MLQDILALTTVVVAAGYTIYSFYKSISDTIGGKTSGCSGCASGSSCQIKDLAHHGSASK
- a CDS encoding helix-turn-helix domain-containing protein translates to MKAKDNVEVTSWVEIKDKVYGEKGSERRDSLEREAEAYKIGLLLKKARESRHLTQEDLGKLIDKKRTYISRVENDGSNITLGTLFEFVEKGLGGKVKIFIEL